A genome region from Solanum pennellii chromosome 12, SPENNV200 includes the following:
- the LOC107006249 gene encoding uncharacterized protein LOC107006249, protein MVKDVRSKMSLFVAEFGRSSSKECRAAMLIRDRDISRLISMWIRNQKGPALSSSSVPAPTNKGEYYSQNSRVKPTNSSGSVAQGGSKSPAYAKCGRNHIGVCHEGDGSGGNIAQSSLVAPPDRAAPRGATSSTGGATNHLYALNNCQEHENSPDVVTGMIQVFDITVYVLLDPGSSLSFVTPYISMNFNIILEQLSKPFNVSTPVGESILEERESIMISHSIIHKSTVVDLIELDIVDFDVTLGMD, encoded by the exons ATGGTTAAGGACGTAAGGAGTAAGATGAGTTTGTTTGTTGCTGAATTTGGTCGTTCTTCAAGCAAAGAGTGCCGGGCAGCAATGCTTATTAGGGACAGGGACATTTCGAGGTTGATATCTATGTGGATCAGG AATCAGAAGGGTCCTGCTCTATCATCTTCTAGTGTACCTGCACCTACAAACAAGGGTGAGTACTATAGTCAGAATTCCAGAGTTAAACCTACAAATTCATCGGGTAGTGTGGCTCAAGGTGGTAGTAAGTCTCCTGCCTACGCCAAGTGTGGTAGAAATCACATTGGTGTTTGTCATGAG GGAGATGGTAGTGGGGGCAATATAGCCCAGTCTTCATTAGTTGCTCCACCGGATAGGGCTGCACCTAGGGGAGCTACTTCCAGTACTGGCGGGGCAACAAACCACTTATATGCTCTCAACAATTGCCAAGAGCATGAGAAttctccagatgttgtcactggtatgattcaagtctttgacATTACTGTTTATGTGTTGCTAGACCCAGGAtcgagtttatcttttgtaactccatatATTTCCATGAACTTCAATATTATTCTTGAGCAACTTAGTAAACCATTCAatgtttctacacctgttggtGAGTCCATTCTAGAAGAGAGAGAGTCTATCATGATATCCCATTCCATCATTCACAAGAGTACCGTGGTtgatttaattgagttagatatcgtagattttgatgttactCTTGGTATGGACTAA